From Zingiber officinale cultivar Zhangliang chromosome 5B, Zo_v1.1, whole genome shotgun sequence, the proteins below share one genomic window:
- the LOC121986665 gene encoding putative RING-H2 finger protein ATL21A has product MGQQQQQWSQEACAPFSCGLFHDISHPFRRTTDPPQCGDRMYELTCDGDKATISIGSTHYLITQLSYKSGTIRLVDPKFASGSCGLPSQSLSPSDLSSSGFDHYQNGWWASFMSCRRRIEAQSLYQLVPCLSNKNNTFVYVVVADKGNSLSYLYPSCHFVSMIPAAEVRRH; this is encoded by the coding sequence ATggggcagcagcagcagcagtggAGCCAAGAAGCTTGTGCTCCCTTCTCCTGCGGTCTGTTCCATGACATCAGCCACCCATTTCGTCGAACAACTGATCCGCCTCAGTGCGGGGATCGGATGTACGAGCTCACCTGCGACGGCGACAAAGCCACCATCTCCATCGGCTCCACACACTACTTGATCACTCAGCTATCTTACAAAAGCGGCACGATCCGCTTGGTGGATCCGAAGTTTGCGAGCGGAAGCTGTGGCCTCCCTTCCCAATCTTTGTCACCCTCCGATCTTTCAAGCTCTGGCTTCGACCATTACCAAAATGGTTGGTGGGCAAGTTTCATGAGTTGTAGGAGAAGAATCGAGGCCCAGAGTTTGTATCAGCTTGTTCCTTGCTTGAGCAACAAAAACAACACTTTTGTCTATGTCGttgttgcagataaaggaaatagTTTGTCGTACCTTTATCCATCATGTCATTTTGTGTCGATGATTCCAGCGGCAGAAGTGAGGAGGCACTAG